The proteins below come from a single Acinonyx jubatus isolate Ajub_Pintada_27869175 chromosome A1, VMU_Ajub_asm_v1.0, whole genome shotgun sequence genomic window:
- the LOC106983074 gene encoding olfactory receptor 13G1 has product MNNSIVTEFMILGLTQNPELQGVLFIVFLCIYLVAFFGNGLIIIVIIYNTTLHTPMYVFLLALAIVDIICTTSIIPKMLGTMLTSGKSISYGSCMSQLFFFTWSLGAEMVLFTTMAYDRYVAICFPLHYSTIMNHHMCVALLSIAMVIAVTNSWVHTGLILNLTFCGPNNIDHFFCEIPPLLSLSCSPVRINEVMVYVADISLAIGDFSLTCLSYGFIIAAILRIHTAEGKRKAFSTCSSHLIVVSLYYCPVIYTYIRPASSYSFERDKVIAALYTLVTPTLNPIVYSLRNKEMQTGIQKVFAFLKH; this is encoded by the coding sequence ATGAATAACAGCATTGTAACTGAGTTTATGATTCTGGGCCTTACCCAAAATCCTGAACTGCAGGGAGTTCTCTtcattgtctttctctgcatctacctTGTGGCGTTTTTTGGCAATGGGCTAATTATCATTGTTATAATCTATAATACCACCTTGCATACGCCCATGTATGTGTTCCTCCTGGCACTAGCTATTGTGGATATCATCTGTACAACAAGCATTATACCAAAGATGCTGGGGACCATGCTAACATCAGGAAAGAGTATATCATATGGAAGCTGCATGTCCCAGCTCTTCTTCTTCACGTGGTCATTGGGGGCTGAGATGGTACTCTTCACCACAATGGCCTATGACCGTTATGTGGCCATCTGTTTTCCTCTTCACTACAGCACTATTATGAACCACCATATGTGTGTGGCCTTGCTTAGCATTGCCATGGTTATTGCAGTAACCAATTCTTGGGTACACACAGGTCTCATCCTGAACCTGACTTTCTGTGGGCCAAATAACATTGACCACTTCTTCTGTGAGATACCCCCACTGCTCTCTTTGTCCTGCAGTCCTGTGAGAATTAATGAGGTGATGGTATATGTTGCTGATATTTCCCTGGCCATAGGTGACTTCAGCCTCACCTGCCTGTCTTATGGTTTTATCATTGCTGCCATTCTCCGCATCCACACAGCAGAAGGCAAGAGGAAGGCTTTTTCAACATGTTCATCCCACCTCATAGTTGTGTCCCTTTACTACTGCCCTGTAATCTACACATATATCCGCCCTGCTTCCAGCTACTCATTTGAAAGGGACAAGGTGATAGCTGCACTATATACTCTTGTGACCCCAACATTAAACCCAATTGTGTATAGTTTACGAAACAAGGAGATGCAGACAGGGATTCAGAAAGTCTTTGCATTTTTGAAACATTAG